In Cotesia glomerata isolate CgM1 linkage group LG3, MPM_Cglom_v2.3, whole genome shotgun sequence, one genomic interval encodes:
- the LOC123261397 gene encoding uncharacterized protein LOC123261397: MDTNNNKYFTWNVAQLKQELKNRGLRTTGKKKILQERLIFCDENKDVFQLHAQDPDEVFLTPDVTEYRDINATTKIPIISKDEIERFLQRYEVYKTLGKEMYKNQYLMHARIADNKNSIFIQGHCLAQMKKSVQYKSDIQISKSTGFIDGTHCECAVGSGDTAHCKHIAVLLWAMEEMGREKKIILRTVCTQELQTFHRPAKSFFGSPIKAEALPSKSRDLSLSLDPVILDPSIINKQSYCENLRNRAINYAASYETTMPFLRLFAPADTYCAIWDHNYTNIDPEERLLDELKLLSVTAEDIETIERETRGQAASKIWFKQRHFRITASNFYKCCIIRDDKAQMEFVYNLLNQKPFTSKSTEWGIANEAKALSIYESSGVKIEKCGFFVSKSHPFLGASPDGIIGNDTVVEVKCPYSRRFSNITEKTIPYLYRDQSNNLRLRRNHFYYYQIQGQLFVTGRLVAKFVVYTTIETIVITINRDIEIIALMIPRLKSFYENYFRPAILDMQIYKRYNSIFNK; encoded by the exons ATGGAtacaaataacaataaatattttacgtgGAATGTTGCACAATTAAAACAAGAGTTAAAAAACCGTGGACTTCGCACAACAGGTAAAAAGAAGATTTTGCAAGAACG ATTAATATTTTGCGATGAAAATAAAGATGTTTTCCAGTTGCATGCACAAGACCCTGATGAAGTATTTTTGACACCAGATGTTACCGAATACAGGGACATAAATGCTACAACCAAAATTCCAATAATATCAAAAGATGAAATTGAGCGTTTTCTTCAGag GTATGAGGTATACAAAACTCTTGGTAAAGAAATGTATAAAAATCAGTACCTTATGCATGCAAGGATAGccgacaataaaaattcaattttcattcAAGGACACTGTTTAGCACAAATGAAGAAATCGGTTCAATATAAATCTGacattcaaatttcaaaatctactggtttcATTGATGGAACTCATTGTGAATGTGCTGTGGGCAGTGGTGACACTGCTCACTGTAAGCACATCGCAGTACTCCTTTGGGCAATGGAAGAAATG gggagagaaaaaaaaattattttacgaaCAGTTTGTACACAAGAACTTCAAACATTTCACCGACCAGCCAAATCTTTTTTTGGGTCTCCTATTAAAGCTGAGGCATTACCTAGTAAAAGTCGCGATCTTTCATTGAGTCTTGACCCAGTAATTTTGGATCCAAGTATTATTAACAAGCAATCGTATTGTGAAAATCTACGTAACCGAGCAATAAATTATGCTGCTAGTTACGAAACAACAATGCCATTTCTTCGGCTGTTTGCACCAGCTGACACTTATTGTGCAATCTGGGACCACAATTACACTAATATTGATCCAGAAGAACGGCTTTTAGATGAGTTAAAACTATTGTCTGTTACTGCAGAAGATATTGAAACGATTGAAAGAGAAACAAGAGGACAAGCTGCGAGTAAAATCTGGTTCAAACAACGTCATTTTAGAATTACCGCTAGTAATTTCTATAAATGCTGTATAATCCGAGATGATAAAGCACAGATGGAATTTGTTTACAATTTACTAAATCAGAAACCCTTTACATCGAAGTCAACTGAGTGGGGTATTGCAAATGAAGCTAAAGCTTTGAGTATATATGAATCTTCTggtgtaaaaattgaaaaatgtggtttttttgtcAGTAAATCCCATCCCTTCCTAGGAGCCTCTCCAGATGGGATTATCGGCAATGATACAGTGGTTGAAGTCAAGTGCCCTTATTCTCGAAGATTCTCAAATATTACAGAGAAGACAATACCGTATTTATATCGTGACCAAAGCAATAATTTAAGATTGAGAAGAAATCATTTTTACTATTACCAAATCCAAGGCCAGCTATTTGTCACTGGAAGATTAGTGGCAAAATTTGTGGTTTATACTACTATTGAAACTATTGTGATAACAATAAATCGTGATATTGAAATCATCGCATTAATGATTCCTCGCCTTAAAAGTTTCTATGAGAATTATTTCAGACCTGCAATATTAGATATGCAAATATACAAAAGATATAATagtatatttaacaaataa
- the LOC123260520 gene encoding uncharacterized protein LOC123260520, translating into MGKCCVPFCKEKATFTFPKDEKRRVLWEKAISVNFRSSKSSRLCSNHFEKDVIVEKNESYYTGIKSFRKTLKPNAVPTLMLELEIEKSKRSQKIREALFEDNSNDSNSSLCLSLLDNSPFIYECCSTDKETSLIDAPTRNNALPLLSNNKKKVSEHLYNTEHPGSSIQEDYQTSENLILSSVILDNLIIPDMSNISEVSCNIDIQMEEVVSMSTPEINQKDKVESTELKSSQVKQGGSSINNKKTYSSIGIQAGRGPLSVNSISHRDDVIHYYTGLGTYAKFQFVYRTLNDYVQHIKYVKGQVNCVEPEDMFLLTLMKLRRNIPDFGLSFYFGISEAVVRNIFSTWIHYIYQLWSLLDTWPSREVVDFYMPEGFKKFYPSTRVIVDATEMPIDKPSNPIAQQATFSTYKNKNTVKVLVGGTPDGILCYHSAAYGGSTSDRQIVERSNLIQKCQKGDSIMADRGFNVQDIFESQGVTINIPHFLKGKQLPSVTVLSDRKLASKRVHIERLIGLTKTYKILREPLNPSYTRLATKIFSICLMLCNFRESVVSSIA; encoded by the exons atgggtaAATGTTGTGTtcctttttgtaaagaaaaagcAACTTTCACTTTTCCCAAAGATGAAAAACGTCGGGTCCTTTGGGAAAAAGCAATTAGTGTAAATTTTCGGTCTTCGAAGTCATCGAGGTTATGTTCTAACCATTTCGAAAAAGATgttattgttgaaaaaaatgaaagttatTATAcag gaATTAAATCTTTTAGAAAAACTTTGAAACCCAATGCTGTACCAACACTGATGTTGGAGCTAGAAATCGAGAAATCTAAGCGTTCACAAAAAATCCGAGAAGCTCTTTTTGAAGATAATTCTAATGATTCTAATTCGTCACTGTGTTTGTCTCTTTTAGATAACTCACCGTTTATTTATGAATGTTGTTCAACAGATAAGGAAACAAGTCTGATTGATGCACCAACAAGAAATAATGCATTACCTTtgttatcaaataataaaaaaaaagtttctgagCACTTATATAATACGGAACATCCAGGTTCATCAATTCAAGAAGATTATcagacatctgaaaatttaattttatcatccGTTATTTTAGATAACTTAATAATCCCAGATATGTCGAATATATCTGAAGTTTCTTGTAATATTGATATACAAATGGAAGAGGTAGTGTCAATGTCGACTCctgaaattaatcaaaaagaTAAAGTGGAATCAACAGAATTAAAATCTTCGCAAGTAAAACAAGGAGGATCATCTATAAACAACAAGAAAACTTACAGTTCTATTGGTATTCAAGCTGGTCGTGGACCTCTGTCAGTTAATTCAATTTCTCACAGGGATGATGTCATACATTATTATACTGGACTGGGAACTTACGCTAAATTTCAATTCGTGTACAGAACATTGAATGATTATGTACAGCACATCAAATATGTCAAAGGACAAGTAAATTGTGTAGAACCAGAAGATATGTTTTTGTTAACACTTATGAAATTGCGAAGAAACATTCCAGATTTTGgattaagtttttattttggaATCAGTGAAGCTGTTGTCCGTAATATTTTTAGTACTTGGATTCATTACATTTACCAACTGTGGTCATTGCTCGATACTTGGCCATCCCGGGAAGTCGTCGACTTTTACATGCCAGAaggctttaaaaaattttatccgtcAACAAGAGTCATTGTTGATGCTACTGAGATGCCTATTGATAAACCATCTAATCCAATAGCTCAACAAGCCACATTTagtacatataaaaataaaaataccgtAAAAGTTTTGGTGGGAGGAACACCTGATGGTATCTTATGTTATCACTCAGCAGCATATGGTGGAAGTACCAGTGATAGGCAAATCGTAGAGAGATCGAATCttattcaaaaatgtcaaaaaggTGATTCTATTATGGCAGATCGTGGATTTAATGTTCAAGATATTTTCGAATCTCAAGGAGTAACGATCAATATACCTCATTTTCTAAAAGGCAAACAACTTCCCAGTGTTACAGTTTTATCCGATAGAAAATTAGCATCTAAGAGGGTACATATTGAACGATTGATAGGGCTAACAaagacttataaaattttacgagAGCCTTTGAACCCTAGCTATACGCGCCTAGCGacgaaaatattttcaatatgtcTAATGTTGTGTAATTTTCGTGAATCTGTAGTTAGCTCAATCGCATGA